The DNA segment aaataacgGAACATAGCCTATTCCGCTAGAGGATTCATTGGACCATATCCAATATACCCACTTTCATATTCTTCAAATCCTGGAAATCCTCCTGGGAATGGTCCATTGAAACTACGGGGAATTCTATGTAcgcgtcctcttcctcctctaaaGAAGGCTCCAACTGGAGTAtactaatattaaaaagaaaaattggtgaattttaaaatgcaattttattataatggtaatttttatgtaaatatattataaatatatgggtgtaaatttaaaatttcgagtaccctaaaaagtaaaaataaagcacccatcccaccagatacaccaaCAACAGGTACGGGATCAACTTCTCCTAAAACGCCAGTAATAGTATTACGCATATTTGCCATGAATCCTTCATCTTCCTTTTGGGGTTCtgatttttgtgaaaatgaTGATACATCAGTCAATTCTTGTTTTACTGAAGAATCATGTGTTGCAAAAGCTTGGGGATATGGTGATAATCCTGGTCTGaacgttttttcttcccctctaTGGTTATACGTACTTCTATATCCATGTGATATTCCATGTTCACGTGAACGTTCTGCGTTATGTACTCCTTCTGGTTTAAATACTCTTCCATGTTCAGGTGAATTTACATAATCACGTGCTATTTCTTGGTCATGTGCCGTTCCTTGTTCTTGTTCTGCTTCTACTTTGCGTACTTTATCTACTGCTGTGACTGGATGATGCGTTACTTCATGATGTGAATTCTGTAATACATTTGGAGCTTGCTGTTGTTCTACTGGGACCGGAGCAATAGTTTTCTCTGGCTCAGGCGGTGTATATAGATTTAGCTTACCTACCTCATAAGGGTATTCCCtacattcatatattttatacttcAATATAGTCTTTCTAATTTCTGTgtcaaaatgttttatattttcataaaggAAACACTACCAGattcataatatttaaaaagttattatatgaataaagaaatttacTGAAgtttacacaattttttggaataGTGTTATCATGAATAGGTTTATATTTAGTATACTCGTCATACAGATTATATAATccattcattattttatatgtgtCAGAATTTATGTAAACATAATCTTTCTTACATATATCACTTCTAATAGATCTGTTTTCGTTGAATTTAAATACAAATTGCTTTAAAAGATCATATGCATATGAATTATAATATTGACCAAGGATTTCTTCAACttctttatgtaaaatatagcTAATATACCAACATCCTTCTTTATTgtaattgaaaaaaacatgGCCGTGGTTTATATGTCTTAATAGTTCACTAAAAGCACTATcatacctttttttgtctaCTTCATTAATGTTTGTTCTAGCAAAAATTTCATTCAATGTTACGCTTTCTggcattttcttcttatctGTTCCGAAATATCCTTTTAATTTAGTGTATTTACTATAATCAAGGAactaatataaaaagatataaattaaaaattatatatgattaAACCAAAACTATAccttataaattttattgttatatatgaTGGGTAagttatataaatgaaaaaatattatgtatgtcct comes from the Plasmodium vivax scf_4937 genomic scaffold, whole genome shotgun sequence genome and includes:
- a CDS encoding variable surface protein Vir6, putative (encoded by transcript PVX_050690A), coding for MPESVTLNEIFARTNINEVDKKRYDSAFSELLRHINHGHVFFNYNKEGCWYISYILHKEVEEILGQYYNSYAYDLLKQFVFKFNENRSIRSDICKKDYVYINSDTYKIMNGLYNLYDEYTKYKPIHDNTIPKNCCFLYENIKHFDTEIRKTILKYKIYECREYPYEVGKLNLYTPPEPEKTIAPVPVEQQQAPNVLQNSHHEVTHHPVTAVDKVRKVEAEQEQGTAHDQEIARDYVNSPEHGRVFKPEGVHNAERSREHGISHGYRSTYNHRGEEKTFRPGLSPYPQAFATHDSSVKQELTDVSSFSQKSEPQKEDEGFMANMRNTITGVLGEVDPVPVVGVSGGMGALFLLFRYTPVGAFFRGGRGRVHRIPRSFNGPFPGGFPGFEEYESGYIGYGPMNPLAE